Proteins from a single region of Pseudodesulfovibrio portus:
- the iorA gene encoding indolepyruvate ferredoxin oxidoreductase subunit alpha, whose protein sequence is MANPLLNEKGGDTHLLLGNEAIVRGALEGGLQVATCYPGTPSSEVPDTLYKLSPGGKYYFEYSVNEKVALEVAAGATLAGAATLCTMKHVGVNVAADPLFTLCYVGAPGGLVLLSADDPGCHSSQNEQDNRIYARSAGMPVFEPSTAQEAKDMARDGLKLSRKHGQPLLLRTTTRVNHLRGPVEFGPAPDPGKVEGFKRNPSKYVPIPAFARPMHLALMERMEALREEAENSEYNTVTGSGKLGIACSGISRAYVADALDNAGLADKVTLFELGFSYPLPEKKCLDFIKSVDKVLVVEELEPVLENDLRVLAQKNKLDIEILGKDVLPRHGEFTVTLVENAIREQLGEAPVAACDCPLPELPMRPPNLCAGCPHRGTYFAARKVFGDDAVYSSDIGCYTLGILPPLQTADFLICMGSSISAGGGVAQASGQTVVAFIGDSTYFHSGLTGVANAVFNSHDVLLVILDNRTTAMTGHQPNPGVDKTVIGENDHPLDIEASVRGLGVTEVRTVNPFNQKKTLAAFEELKALKGVRVLIAKEPCPLYSRRVYKKVAPQVAYVADSCAGRFDCLDKLACPAMFKEGGKAAVNPILCNGCMLCLQVCGHIKAKKRGS, encoded by the coding sequence ATGGCGAATCCCCTGTTGAATGAAAAGGGTGGCGACACCCACCTGCTCCTGGGCAACGAGGCCATCGTGCGCGGCGCCCTGGAGGGCGGGCTGCAGGTGGCCACCTGCTACCCCGGAACCCCTTCCTCGGAAGTGCCGGACACCCTGTACAAGCTGTCCCCCGGGGGCAAATATTACTTTGAATATTCCGTGAACGAGAAGGTGGCCCTTGAAGTGGCCGCCGGTGCGACCCTGGCCGGAGCCGCGACCCTGTGTACCATGAAGCACGTGGGCGTCAACGTGGCTGCGGACCCGCTGTTCACCCTGTGCTACGTGGGCGCTCCCGGCGGCCTGGTGCTGCTGTCCGCCGACGACCCGGGCTGCCATTCCAGCCAGAACGAGCAGGACAACCGCATCTACGCCCGGTCTGCGGGCATGCCGGTGTTCGAGCCGTCCACGGCCCAGGAGGCCAAGGACATGGCCCGCGACGGCCTCAAGCTGTCCCGCAAGCACGGCCAGCCCCTGCTGCTTCGCACCACCACCCGCGTCAACCACCTGCGCGGCCCGGTGGAGTTCGGCCCGGCCCCCGATCCCGGCAAGGTTGAAGGCTTCAAGCGCAACCCGTCCAAGTACGTCCCCATCCCGGCATTCGCCCGGCCCATGCACCTCGCCCTGATGGAGCGCATGGAAGCCCTGCGCGAAGAGGCCGAGAACTCCGAATACAACACCGTCACCGGCAGCGGAAAGCTGGGCATCGCCTGCTCCGGCATATCCCGCGCCTACGTGGCCGACGCCCTGGACAACGCCGGGCTGGCCGACAAGGTGACCCTGTTCGAACTCGGCTTCTCCTACCCCCTGCCCGAAAAGAAATGTCTCGACTTCATCAAGTCCGTGGACAAGGTGCTGGTGGTGGAGGAACTGGAGCCGGTGCTGGAGAACGATCTCCGCGTCCTGGCCCAGAAGAACAAGCTCGACATCGAAATCCTCGGCAAGGACGTGCTCCCGCGCCACGGCGAATTCACCGTGACCCTGGTGGAAAACGCCATCCGGGAACAACTCGGCGAGGCCCCGGTCGCGGCCTGCGACTGCCCGCTGCCCGAGCTGCCCATGCGTCCGCCGAACCTGTGCGCGGGCTGCCCCCATCGCGGCACCTATTTCGCGGCCCGGAAGGTCTTCGGCGACGACGCCGTCTACTCCTCCGACATCGGCTGCTACACGCTGGGCATCCTGCCCCCGCTCCAGACTGCGGACTTCCTCATCTGCATGGGGTCCTCCATCTCGGCGGGCGGCGGCGTGGCCCAGGCGTCCGGCCAGACGGTCGTCGCCTTCATCGGCGACTCCACCTACTTCCACTCCGGCCTGACCGGCGTGGCCAACGCGGTCTTCAACTCCCACGACGTGCTGCTGGTCATCCTGGACAACCGGACCACGGCCATGACCGGTCATCAGCCGAACCCCGGCGTCGACAAGACCGTCATCGGCGAAAACGACCACCCCCTGGACATCGAGGCCTCGGTTCGCGGCCTGGGCGTCACCGAGGTGCGCACGGTCAACCCGTTCAACCAGAAGAAGACCCTGGCCGCCTTCGAGGAACTCAAGGCGCTCAAGGGCGTGCGCGTGCTCATCGCCAAGGAGCCCTGCCCGCTCTACTCCCGCCGGGTCTACAAGAAGGTCGCCCCGCAGGTGGCCTATGTTGCCGACTCCTGCGCCGGCCGGTTCGACTGCCTGGACAAGCTGGCCTGCCCGGCCATGTTCAAGGAAGGCGGCAAGGCCGCGGTCAATCCGATCCTGTGCAACGGCTGCATGCTCTGCCTGCAGGTCTGCGGACACATCAAAGCCAAGAAGAGGGGGAGCTAA
- a CDS encoding YfgM family protein, with product MAESKTPQQDVLTDIEAHTPATLHPILEAAFTYRKQLIITVSVIVAVAAVYAGASAYTKRAITSSQADLGAILAQARGADKVAQLEQLVNDAHGAVKPAVILALAEASMDDGEFAKAAEYWGQVADKADGDTRLAARLGQAKAMLLAGKAAESLAALKGLAAEASEGYEIPLTRQIAVAAEAAGEKGEALAAYKKLAEKNVSDKPFVDYKISQLEAE from the coding sequence ATGGCTGAATCCAAAACCCCGCAGCAGGACGTGTTGACCGACATAGAGGCTCACACGCCCGCAACCCTGCACCCCATTCTCGAAGCCGCCTTTACCTATCGCAAGCAGCTCATCATCACCGTCAGCGTCATCGTGGCCGTGGCCGCAGTGTACGCGGGCGCGTCCGCCTATACCAAGCGGGCCATAACGTCCTCCCAGGCCGACCTGGGCGCCATCCTGGCCCAGGCCAGGGGCGCGGACAAGGTCGCTCAACTCGAACAGCTGGTCAACGACGCCCACGGCGCCGTCAAGCCCGCCGTGATCCTGGCCCTGGCCGAAGCCAGCATGGACGACGGCGAATTCGCCAAGGCCGCCGAGTACTGGGGCCAGGTTGCCGACAAAGCCGACGGCGACACACGGCTCGCCGCCCGGCTGGGCCAGGCCAAGGCGATGCTCCTCGCGGGCAAGGCCGCCGAATCCCTGGCAGCCCTGAAGGGACTGGCCGCCGAGGCCTCCGAGGGCTACGAAATCCCGCTCACCCGCCAGATCGCCGTGGCCGCCGAGGCCGCCGGAGAAAAGGGCGAGGCGCTGGCCGCATACAAGAAACTGGCCGAAAAGAACGTCAGCGACAAGCCGTTCGTGGACTACAAGATTTCGCAGCTGGAAGCTGAGTAA
- a CDS encoding glutamate-5-semialdehyde dehydrogenase, which yields MVGRGFDLTPCGRLAECSRRYAKFSSAQKRRSQGVDMDIREQMVEMGKRAKAAARRLSSASGRAKQDALLILADMLESESEAIARANRLDLDAAAGRGLDKARVQRLTISGKVLKSMIQGCREVAAMADPVGEIESMTKRPNGMLVGRMRVPLGVVAMIYESRPNATVDAGILCLKAGNAVILRGGSEAFHSNRCLADLMHKALRRAGLPEDAVQVPPTTDREAVAEMLKLEEYIDVVIPRGGEGLIRAVTGQATMPVLKHYKGVCQIFADASCDVARAVDIIENAKMQYPSGCNAMECLLVHEDVAGALLPKVAAAIGPKGVRFKACAASLPLLGEYAEPAADEDWGYEFLDLVMAVKVVADMDEAMDYIAEYGSNHTESILSEDYANCMRFIREVDASLVVANATTRFNDGGQLGLGAEIGISTSKLHAYGPMGIKELTSAKFVLLGDGQIRE from the coding sequence CTGGTTGGTCGCGGGTTTGACTTAACGCCCTGCGGGAGGTTAGCAGAATGTTCCCGACGGTATGCAAAATTTTCTTCGGCGCAAAAGCGCCGCAGTCAAGGAGTGGATATGGATATTCGTGAACAGATGGTGGAGATGGGCAAACGGGCCAAAGCGGCCGCCCGCAGGTTGTCCAGCGCATCGGGAAGGGCCAAGCAGGACGCGCTGCTCATCCTGGCGGACATGCTGGAATCCGAGTCCGAGGCCATCGCCAGGGCCAACAGGCTGGATCTCGACGCGGCTGCCGGGCGCGGCCTGGACAAGGCGCGCGTGCAGCGGCTGACCATAAGCGGGAAGGTCCTCAAATCCATGATTCAGGGGTGCCGAGAGGTGGCGGCCATGGCCGACCCCGTGGGCGAGATCGAGTCCATGACCAAGCGGCCCAACGGCATGCTGGTCGGCCGCATGCGCGTGCCGCTCGGCGTGGTGGCCATGATCTACGAGTCCCGTCCCAACGCCACGGTGGACGCGGGCATCCTCTGTCTCAAGGCGGGCAACGCGGTCATCCTGCGCGGCGGCTCCGAGGCCTTCCACTCCAACAGATGCCTGGCCGACCTCATGCACAAGGCGCTCAGGCGGGCAGGGTTGCCCGAGGACGCCGTCCAGGTGCCGCCCACCACGGACCGCGAGGCCGTGGCCGAGATGCTCAAGCTGGAAGAGTACATCGACGTGGTCATCCCGCGCGGCGGCGAGGGGCTGATCCGGGCCGTGACCGGCCAGGCCACCATGCCCGTGCTCAAGCACTACAAGGGCGTGTGCCAGATTTTTGCCGACGCCTCCTGCGACGTGGCCAGGGCGGTGGACATCATCGAGAACGCCAAGATGCAGTATCCCAGCGGCTGCAACGCCATGGAGTGCCTGCTCGTCCATGAGGACGTGGCCGGGGCCCTGCTGCCCAAAGTGGCTGCGGCCATCGGCCCCAAGGGCGTCAGGTTCAAGGCCTGCGCCGCGTCCCTGCCCCTTCTCGGCGAGTATGCCGAGCCCGCTGCGGACGAGGACTGGGGGTACGAGTTCCTGGACCTGGTCATGGCCGTCAAGGTCGTGGCCGACATGGACGAGGCCATGGACTACATCGCCGAATACGGTTCCAACCACACCGAGTCCATCCTGAGCGAGGACTACGCCAACTGCATGCGCTTCATCCGCGAGGTGGACGCCTCCCTGGTGGTGGCCAACGCCACCACGAGGTTCAACGACGGCGGCCAGCTCGGCCTGGGCGCGGAGATCGGCATTTCCACCTCCAAGCTCCACGCCTACGGTCCCATGGGCATCAAGGAGTTGACCTCCGCCAAGTTCGTCCTCCTCGGAGACGGGCAGATACGGGAGTAG